A stretch of the Lactuca sativa cultivar Salinas chromosome 9, Lsat_Salinas_v11, whole genome shotgun sequence genome encodes the following:
- the LOC111905169 gene encoding protein phosphatase 2C 70: MAKQPMVAVVAGIVTANGGLLPYLLLLMLFLILIIILIACRPWRFFARNYRSRTIKATTSSDVQDVERPLISQDSDEVESNIDEHHRNSPSEGPYHQTDGHLSSHQNHGVVHKHRLPPRPPQVKVSHGDSLILDISDPSESVVVGQTLKRPLVIKESAGDEDYGAKEDISNKSRIKSDNDSSRRTADQRSILTLEVISGPSRGARYSVQSTNKSKLPLILGRVSPSDVLVTDSEVSGKHAKINWNLNKLKWEVVDMGSLNGTLLNSKAVHHPETGSRHWGDPVELNSGDIITLGTTSKISVEIASGGFNRKIPFGVGVVSDPMSVRRGGKKLPMEDVCYYQWPLPGAHQFGLFGICDGHGGAAAATSASKIMPEMVTRILSDTLRRENVLSRCDASDVLREAFSETEAQMDHLYEGCTATVLLIWGDGHDNYFAQCANVGDSACIASVKGQQVKMSEDHRVASYNERMRIQATGEPLKDGETRLCGLNLARMLGDKFLKQQDARFSCEPYISQVVYMNSETQDFAIIASDGFWDVVNSKKAIQLVHQTREKDVVEVYSSAEKIAKVLLSEARAQRTKDNTSIIFLDFDTNQTITTNDDV, from the exons ATGGCGAAGCAGCCGATGGTAGCAGTAGTAGCCGGCATTGTCACCGCCAACGGTGGTCTACTACCATACCTCCTTCTCCTTATGCTCTTTCTGATCCTCATCATCATTCTCATCGCCTGTAGACCGTGGCGTTTTTTCGCTCGCAATTACCGTTCCCGTACCATCAAGGCTACCACCTCGTCCGAT GTTCAAGATGTAGAAAGACCCCTTATTTCTCAAGATTCGGATGAAGTTGAGAGCAACATCGATGAGCATCATAGGAATTCTCCTTCAGAAGGTCCATATCATCAAACTGATGGGCATCTCAGTTCACACCAAAACCATGGGGTTGTCCATAAACATAGGCTTCCACCCAGACCTCCCCAGGTCAAGGTGTCGCATG GTGATAGTCTTATTTTGGATATTTCTGATCCATCTGAGAGTGTTGTGGTGGGTCAAACACTGAAGCGTCCATTGGTAATTAAGGAATCTGCTGGAGATGAAGATTATGGTGCAAAGGAAGATATAAGCAACAAATCGAGAATCAAGTCAGATAATGATAGTTCCAGGCGGACTGCAGATCAAA GAAGCATCCTGACATTGGAGGTTATTTCTGGTCCTTCACGTGGTGCACGTTACTCTGTACAATCAACAAACAAATCTAAGCTCCCATTGATTCTTGGAAGAGTATCTCCTAGTGATGTATTGGTGACAGATTCAGAAGTGTCAGGAAAGCATGCAAAGATAAATTGGAACCTGAAT AAGTTGAAATGGGAGGTGGTTGACATGGGTAGCTTGAATGGAACTCTGTTGAATTCCAAGGCAGTCCACCACCCTGAAACTGGAAGTAGACATTGGGGTGATCCGGTTGAGTTGAATAGTGGAGACATAATAACTCTTGGCACAACTTCAAAGATATCT GTTGAAATTGCATCTGGTGGGTTTAATAGGAAGATCCCATTTGGAGTTGGAGTAGTCTCAGATCCTATGTCTGTGCGCAGAGGTGGGAAGAAACTGCCGATGGAAGATGTATGTTATTACCAGTGGCCCCTACCTGGGGCTCATCAG tttGGACTGTTTGGTATTTGTGATGGACATGGGGGAGCAGCTGCTGCCACATCTGCCAGCAA AATAATGCCTGAGATGGTTACTAGAATCTTATCAGATACATTGAGAAGAGAGAATGTTTTGTCACGTTGTGATGCTTCAGATGTCCTTAGAGAAGCGTTCTCTGAAACAGAAGCACAAATGGACCACTTATATGAG GGTTGTACTGCAACAGTGCTTCTAATTTGGGGTGATGGTCATGACAATTACTTTGCTCAATGTGCAAATGTTGGTGATTCAGCCTGTATTGCAAG TGTTAAAGGGCAACAAGTTAAGATGTCGGAAGACCATCGAGTAGCCAGTTATAATGAAAGAATGCGAATTCAAGCAACCGGAGAACCTCTAAAAGATGGGGAAACAAGATTATGTG GTTTAAACCTTGCACGAATGCTGGGAGACAAGTTTCTGAAGCAGCAGGATGCTCGATTCAGTTGTGAACCTTACATAAGTCAAGTCGTTTACATGAATTCAGAAACCCAGGATTTTGCCATAATCGCTAG TGACGGGTTTTGGGATGTTGTCAACTCTAAGAAGGCCATCCAACTTGTCCATCAG ACGAGGGAGAAAGATGTAGTTGAGGTATATTCATCAGCAGAAAAGATAGCAAAAGTTTTGTTGAGTGAAGCAAGAGCACAACGTACAAAGGACAACACATCAATAATTTTCTTAGATTTCGACACAAACCAAACCATTACGACCAATGATGATGTATAG